From the genome of Verrucomicrobiota bacterium:
GGCTTTAAGGAGAGGTACAAAGCCGGCCTGTTTGAAATGGCGATTCGTGGTGAAGGCGTCGCGGATCTGGAGTTCGTGCATGGTGGCGAAACTGACGCAGTCGGTGAAGGACCACTCCTTGTCTTTGTGTTTGCGAAACAACTTTCCCGCTGCGTGGAAGCGGTCCGGCCCGATCCATTCCAACCGGAGCGCCTCGCTGCGTTCGATGGTGTCGAGGAAGTCCACCGCGGCTTCGTGACTG
Proteins encoded in this window:
- a CDS encoding PIN domain-containing protein, with amino-acid sequence MAAADVMMDSAGFLALWDGADEHQAAALSLHAELLRKRRRFLTTEYVVDETVTLLLVRHSHEAAVDFLDTIERSEALRLEWIGPDRFHAAGKLFRKHKDKEWSFTDCVSFATMHELQIRDAFTTNRHFKQAGFVPLLKA